CAAAAGTATCGATTCAGGCACCATTTAGGCAATGGTATCAGAAGAAACCCAAACGATACCCAACCCTACACAGCACACTACACACTAACAGTCTGTTATAGAACAAGCAGCTGTACTGAGGCAGTGACAAGTCTGACTATTTAGACTTCTTTTGCCGTCTTTCTCGTAATTTCTGCCCGAATGTGATggatcattttattttcatggtcATTCTTAGAATAAAAAGCAGTTCAGAGGAAAGTCCCATAATAAGTATGCGGATCACGTCTATAGTCTTTCagttgaaatgtttcttagaaacagttaaaacaaccaaacaaacagaGTCTGCCCTCCTCAATAGAGCACAGGAATGCAGTCTCAGCGAAGAAGAGCATGccttttcacttcacttttgGTTAAGCCGGGCAGAGAACCAGTCCAAACTGAGCCAGTCCCACTGCTGCTGGGGAACCAGATGACCCATCTAGTCCAGACTCTTCAtgatttaaaccttttttaaacACAACCTCTCATCAACTCAGCTGTGCTGGTCTTTAAGATTCTGTTTCACTAGTATGAAGCTTGAGCTTCTTCTAACCATAATACAGTATTTTAGCTCTCAGTATGCATTAATTATTATGAGAGACTCCAGTCCTGTCAGTCGTCTTCAACTGAGGAGTGAGTTCAGTCAAACCACCACTCAACAAGCGTTCACTTAAAGTTACTCCCTGTTTTCTTTTGGTGAAGAATTATaacaaaacaagggagaaaattggttgaaagtggagTCGGGGTGCACTAGGGACCTGCTCCAGAGCAGACCCATTCTCGCCCATGCTCAGCGTAGCCCAGCGCAGcaaaactggtgatggaaacgtgaatcagcacggcttggtttggatcGGCGCTGCCAAAAGTCACAGTAGAAAACCCCCATATAAATTAGTAATGATACTACTTGCCaactaaatggacaaaaaagctGGCTCCCACATTAGTCACACCAGATGtacttttggctgcaatcacagcactgagtctgtgtggataggtgggctatgacgtaatcgtttcaggaaagatgTGCTTGGTTGTACAAGCAGAGAAAAAACACTTGACATATACAGATGTGTTCATTCAAGcacctgatttcaaaatgtagcATTTTCGGGCTCCAAATGCTGGTTTTCCATTGACAAAATGCTGATCAAATAGAATACTTTTACGGATACTCCTCAACTTGCCTCCATGTGGACGGCCCCTTCCTCCATTCTGCTTTTTAggactgctcaagctctgccaggttgcagGGGTttggcatgaacagccctttacaagtccagccacaaattctctattggattgaggtctgtgcTCAGCCACTACAGAAaatttaccttgttgtctttaatccatttctgtgtatctttcgctgtatgcttcgggtcagcGTCtcgctggaaaataaataatctCCTAAGCCCTAGTTCTCTTCCAGACTGGAAAAGATGTCCTCCAGAATTGTcctacattttgccacatttattttattctttattgtTATGAGCATTCCAGGGCCTcatgctgagaagcatccccacagcatgatgctgccaccacaatgctccacagtggggatggtgtgtttgcggtgatgtgcagtgtttggtgtcttgtctgatggccaaaaagctccattctggtctcaccagaccaaagaactttctttcttttgaccatggagtctccctcatgctttttggtgaactctagtccagattgaatcagagttttcttcaacagtggctttctctttgccactctcccataaagctttgactgcttaagaacccggccaacataTGTTGTAGGAAGAGTCTTTCCCATCAGACAGGTGCTAAAGCTtttaactttacaaaaaaacctctcaaaGAAGCCAAATATATTcaccatgattgattgatttgtaaaGTCAATGAAATGGTTTACTAAAGCATTAAGTGACATGGAAACACAGGAGTGTGGATCTTAACCTGCAAAGAAAATAGGAGGTCTGTGGTGCCATCTCCACTATAGACTATTGGACTAAATGCATTTATAATTTGCATTTGATATGATTTGAAATTATTTGCCATTGTCCGCATTGTCAGCTAGTCCTATCTGTTTCTATATTTCAGGAATGGTACAGAAGTTGGACCAGAAGCTCCCGGTGGCCAATGAGTACCTCCTCCTGTCGGGAGGTGTTCGAGAGGGTGTGGTGGACATGGATCTGGACGACCTTAGTGTCTACGCCCGTGGAACAGATTACGACATGGACTTCACCCTGCTCGTCCCAGCACTTAAACTCCATGACCGTAACCAGCCGGTGACTCTGGACATGAGGCACTCGGCTCTGGGCCACTCTTGGCTCAGCCTCCGCCTTTTCGATGAAGGTACCATCAACAAATGGAAGGATTGCTGCACCATAGTCGACCACATCAACGGGACTACCAACTACTTCTTCTCACCGACACTTGTGGCTGACTGGTTCTACCAGTCCATCTCCCTGGTGCTGCTGGAGGTACAGAAGAAGCCGCAGAGAGGGATGCCCAGAGTGGAGAAGGTGGAGAGGAACGGCACCATCATCTCCGTCATCCTGGGGGTGGGAAGCAGCCGGATGCTCTACGACATCGTCCCCGTGGTGTCGTTTAAAGGCTGGCCGGCCGTTGCTCAGAGTTGGCTGATGGAGAACCACTTCTGGGATGGAAAGATCACCGAAGAGGAGGTGATCAGCGGCTTCTACCTCGTCCCAGCCTGCTCCTTCAAAGGCCGCAAGGAGAACGAGTGGCGCTTGTCGTTCGCCCGCAGTGAGGTGCAGCTGAAGAAGTGCATCTCCTCTAGCCTGATGCAGGCGTACCAGGCCTGTAAAGCCATCATCATTAAGCTGCTGTCCCGCCCCAAAGCCATCAGCCCCTACCACCTtcgcagcatcatgctgtgggcgTGTGACCGCCTCCCTGCCAACTACCTGGCACAGGACGACTTCTCCGCCCACTTCCTCCTGGGCCTGATTGATGACCTGCAGCACTGCCTCGTCAACAAGATGTGTCCGAATTACTTCATTCCTCAGTGCAACATGCTGGAACACCTGTCGGATGAGACGGCCATGCTGCACGCCCGCAAACTCTCCTCAGTGCGCTCGGACCCCGCAGAGCACCTCCGCACTACCATCGAGCACGCCAAGGCTGCCAACAGGTTGACGGTGGACCTGCAGTGGCGAGGCAGTGCCAACAACCTGCCGTCTCCGCAGTCTGACGCAGGTGGGGAGAACCAGCCAGATGACCGACTCGCCAAGaagctccagcagctggtcACAGAGAATCCTGGGAAGTCCATCTCAGTCTTTATAAACCCAGACGACGTCACACGGCCCCATTTCCGTATTGATGACAAGTTTTTCTGAGACTCTCCTAGACGTCTTCTTCCCTTTTCCCCTCTGCCTTCCCTCTTCACACCTTGTGCCCCGCCTCctctaaaactttattttgtacattttttatgtttctctgCCACAGAGTGAAGTGAGGTGATCGTCTAGTTATGTCtgccacagttttttttatttttttttatttttatttttctattcccTTTCCCCTCTTCCCTCCTCTTTCACTGTGTGCCCTGTGTTTTTTACCTGCTGATTGCCTTTTAAACAGACAGCTGAATAGCAGCaggttgtttttaaagctgaagGATGAGGAAAAAATTCCTCCTGAAGATGGAGTGGATGTTCCTACGTAAGGGTAGTTTAATTATCAGGGATCCTGGGAATGACGGGACACCAACAACTCCTGAACACGCCACAGAAGCTTGTTCAAGATATAAATGTGGTTCATTTATATAGATAAAGCTAGTAGTAATCACTTAACACGCCTAATAGTACTAAATAACCCATATAAAAGATGATACAAATTCATGATCATGGAAATCCAGGTTTCCATATTCATTCCCAACCTTGGATTAAAGgaatttttaattgtgagatgctcTCTGAGACGTCAGAAGTAAGGGCTAGTTTCTCAGATAGTATCATATTGCTGGCTTTCATATCAATGCCCAGGAGAGCAGCAACTTTATTGAGTGCACTGACATGGATTTGAGTGTCCTGGTTTTGATTGTGCTACTaagtatttcatttcatttgggTGTATTCCGATGTTCGAAATTAGCATTCACCTAAGCTCATGATCAGGGATTTATAGCCCTCCATTTCCCAAACAACAGCTTTATTGACCCAAACACAAGATAAATACATCGAACTGTCTGTACTTTTGTAGACTTTCATGTTGGTGGTATACAGGTATATCTCTACTGGAGATATACCTGTATGTGAACATCACTGAAGCTAAGTCCTGGATGGGACTTTTCTCAGTTTAGTGATTTAAATAATGCCGCTGTTCTGTAAAAGGGCTCAACAGGACAAAAACATAAAGTTTAAATTACTATTGAAGCCCCAATGTAGTTTTAAGCCGATGTAGACATGTTGTTTTGAAGAGATGAAGAATAAGATGCTTGGTGCTGCAGCTCCATGTAGTATTGAATGGTAGCTGCTGACAGtaaactctttttgccctccagttGTCAGAGTTGgtctaaaacaggggtgtcaaactcaatcacagcaggggccgaaatctgaatttaggtctaacctgagggcctaacagggtcaagatttaaccaaaaactgtcaaccgtgttttcacaggtaatgaattttggggtgatgataaatgattttaaaatttctacaaaataaaaagtcaaaatgattaaatatcacagcatcaataaaTCTGAGATAGTCAACTTTTTAAGTCCTAAAGgccaaaatacaaaattaaaagtcaaaataaggttttaaaaggcaaatatatgagatagagacttaaaatcatgagtttaaaggtcaagatatgagataaaatacaaaatcaagagtttaaaaagtcaaaacagaagataaaattcaaaattttggctaaaaggtcaaaatatttgataaaattctagatcaggagtttaaaaagtgaaaatattggtttaaaagtcaaagttaggagtttaagaggtcacaatatgatttaaaatgaaaattgtgAACCTTAAATGTAACGATATGAGAGAAAAgatcaaaattatgaatttaaaaggtcaaaatgtgaaataaaaagtcaaaatcctaagtttcagtcatattcttgggatgcaaaatgaaaataacaaatgaatttcttttcctCATTCCTGGCTTTTTATCTAgttatttctactctctactttttcagatttacatttttattctggaggaaatctgcagacctcatagcagCAGACCAATTCTAATtaagatatgatcttgtgggctgggtaaaactgcaccacgggtcacatttggcccccggggcttgagtttgacacccgtggtcTAAGGTATGAATAGCACTGTAATTAGAAAGCAGGATACTAGTATTTATCATATATGCAGGCAGATAAATAAccgttttttttctttgttttttgtgcgTGTAAACCCTTTACCCAAACATAGAAAATATATgaaggcagtggttcccaaccttctTTTCATAGAGAAAATGAGGATCCACACAAACTAAATAGGATACATAGATGtcaaaaactgaaatcaaatttaaccattt
This region of Cheilinus undulatus linkage group 2, ASM1832078v1, whole genome shotgun sequence genomic DNA includes:
- the LOC121516592 gene encoding protein MB21D2 yields the protein MAAPALSGRAGSAGSLGNSPTMAAGRLPHGGGGVGPELDFRSAARMEDLNRLIQEFSKHDQREYDDQRALEIHTAKDFIFSMLGMVQKLDQKLPVANEYLLLSGGVREGVVDMDLDDLSVYARGTDYDMDFTLLVPALKLHDRNQPVTLDMRHSALGHSWLSLRLFDEGTINKWKDCCTIVDHINGTTNYFFSPTLVADWFYQSISLVLLEVQKKPQRGMPRVEKVERNGTIISVILGVGSSRMLYDIVPVVSFKGWPAVAQSWLMENHFWDGKITEEEVISGFYLVPACSFKGRKENEWRLSFARSEVQLKKCISSSLMQAYQACKAIIIKLLSRPKAISPYHLRSIMLWACDRLPANYLAQDDFSAHFLLGLIDDLQHCLVNKMCPNYFIPQCNMLEHLSDETAMLHARKLSSVRSDPAEHLRTTIEHAKAANRLTVDLQWRGSANNLPSPQSDAGGENQPDDRLAKKLQQLVTENPGKSISVFINPDDVTRPHFRIDDKFF